The Chryseolinea soli genome contains a region encoding:
- a CDS encoding aromatic ring-hydroxylating oxygenase subunit alpha codes for MKAAEIVNLLNNYLPGHSLEQAFYTNEEIFHFDRELIWKKYWLFAGVTAEIPKEGDYITYAVGRDSVIIIRGREGKVHAHFNTCRHRGSTICQDEKGHAPKLMCPYHQWVYNSDGSLFKARLMPDDFDRASYGLHPVHLRLIEGLIFISLAEEPVDFEPVVRDLAPYVKTYQVDQSKVAFKKSYTIRTNWKLIAENFRECYHCGPAHPEYCKAVVGANLRESIDDILLERRAAWKSKGLVTEGVDFETDTFHFATRYPLRDGVESYSLDGKAVAIPMGAHKDLDAGVVGLVCYPNFWMDAVGDYVWTMRITAESASQCRIDLTWLVDGKAEEGKDYNVERLTEFWKITGEQDWKLCENNFNGIESSRYQPGPYAPVELEVAKFVEWYVERLREGVEATSTVELP; via the coding sequence ATGAAAGCTGCCGAAATTGTGAATCTATTGAACAACTATCTTCCGGGTCACAGCCTGGAACAAGCTTTTTATACCAACGAGGAGATCTTTCACTTCGACCGGGAATTGATCTGGAAAAAGTATTGGCTTTTTGCGGGCGTCACTGCCGAAATTCCAAAAGAAGGGGACTATATCACGTATGCCGTCGGTCGCGATTCGGTGATCATCATCCGCGGACGCGAAGGAAAAGTGCATGCGCATTTTAATACATGCCGCCATCGCGGCTCCACCATTTGCCAGGACGAAAAAGGCCACGCCCCAAAATTGATGTGTCCCTATCACCAATGGGTCTACAACAGCGACGGCAGCTTGTTCAAGGCCCGCCTCATGCCCGACGATTTTGACCGGGCATCTTATGGCCTGCATCCTGTGCACCTCCGCCTCATCGAAGGACTCATCTTCATCTCATTGGCCGAAGAGCCTGTAGATTTCGAACCCGTGGTAAGAGACCTGGCACCGTATGTAAAAACCTACCAGGTCGATCAATCAAAAGTAGCTTTCAAAAAAAGTTATACGATCCGCACCAACTGGAAACTGATCGCGGAGAATTTCCGCGAGTGCTACCATTGCGGCCCCGCTCACCCCGAATATTGCAAAGCCGTGGTAGGCGCCAACCTCCGCGAATCCATCGACGACATCCTGTTGGAACGCCGTGCCGCCTGGAAGAGCAAAGGGCTCGTGACCGAAGGCGTGGACTTTGAAACAGACACCTTCCATTTTGCTACCCGCTATCCCCTGCGCGACGGCGTAGAAAGTTACAGCCTCGACGGAAAAGCCGTGGCCATTCCCATGGGTGCGCACAAGGATCTTGATGCGGGCGTGGTAGGATTGGTCTGCTATCCCAACTTCTGGATGGATGCCGTGGGCGACTATGTATGGACCATGCGCATCACCGCCGAGAGCGCTTCGCAATGCCGCATCGATCTCACCTGGCTGGTCGACGGAAAAGCAGAAGAAGGAAAGGACTACAACGTCGAACGCCTCACCGAATTCTGGAAGATCACCGGCGAACAAGACTGGAAGCTTTGCGAAAACAATTTCAACGGCATCGAGTCCAGCCGATATCAACCCGGTCCGTATGCACCCGTCGAACTGGAGGTAGCGAAATTCGTGGAGTGGTATGTCGAGCGTTTGCGCGAAGGCGTTGAAGCCACCAGCACCGTGGAACTTCCCTGA
- a CDS encoding AraC family transcriptional regulator, whose amino-acid sequence MKAKSTSKPQEIFLQHPGKSFLINEITGCNLPFHFHAEIEILFCLNGTGTIMAGNYVNSFGEGDLFMIGKNLPHALIQTSEEAHLMCLQFDQDFLGKRFFYSREFKSVEDLLKRTSRGLKFKVDKEKFLPVFTTVATGESIVPVVSVLKVLDLLSKERFDSLNSIQFTNDTMGESDLEKINKVFDYTQEHFQETISLEQVSSLLNFTETSFCRYFKLYTGKSYFQYLNEIRIANACKLLIEFGNHDIEEICFSCGFNNPSTFYKQFKKIVKLTPKEYQVKAKKTLQSAVTMVA is encoded by the coding sequence ATGAAAGCGAAGTCCACCAGCAAACCACAGGAAATTTTCCTCCAGCATCCGGGGAAATCCTTTTTGATCAATGAAATCACTGGGTGCAATCTGCCTTTCCATTTCCACGCCGAGATTGAAATTTTGTTTTGCCTGAACGGCACCGGCACTATCATGGCCGGCAACTACGTGAACTCCTTTGGCGAAGGCGACCTGTTTATGATCGGCAAAAACCTGCCCCACGCGCTCATCCAAACTTCAGAAGAAGCTCACCTCATGTGTTTGCAATTCGACCAGGATTTCCTGGGCAAGCGCTTCTTCTATAGCCGCGAATTCAAGTCCGTCGAAGACCTTCTTAAACGAACCAGCAGAGGACTTAAATTCAAAGTCGACAAAGAAAAATTCCTCCCCGTGTTTACCACTGTCGCCACCGGCGAAAGCATCGTTCCCGTGGTCTCCGTGCTGAAAGTGCTGGACCTGTTGAGCAAAGAACGCTTCGATAGCCTCAACTCCATCCAATTCACAAACGACACGATGGGAGAGTCCGACCTCGAGAAGATCAACAAAGTGTTCGACTACACCCAAGAACATTTCCAGGAAACCATCTCCCTGGAGCAAGTCTCCAGCCTCTTAAATTTTACAGAGACTTCCTTCTGCCGCTACTTCAAACTCTACACCGGCAAAAGCTATTTCCAATACCTCAACGAGATCCGCATCGCCAACGCCTGCAAGCTCCTCATCGAATTCGGCAACCACGACATCGAGGAAATCTGTTTCTCCTGCGGCTTCAATAATCCATCCACGTTTTATAAGCAATTTAAGAAGATCGTGAAACTCACGCCGAAGGAATATCAGGTGAAAGCGAAGAAGACGTTGCAGTCGGCGGTGACGATGGTGGCGTAG
- a CDS encoding Gfo/Idh/MocA family protein, with protein sequence MSSSDKISRKKFIYQAGLLGAAASLTPLVSSAKNSVQQKKIKVAIIGCGSVSTQYLPHLSKSPYVELVSTCDIIPERAVNAAKKYSIPNNFPSIEKLLAGPAFDLMVNLTNMQEHGRLNKLAINAGKNVWSEKPMATTYQEGKELLELAKKKGVRIWGAPAVVMSPQFAFMAKAINEGKLGKVSAAHAHYGHLGPDWSAFFYEKNGGSMPDLGVYNMVTLTGLLGPVKSVVAMLNIITPERKVSNRPNPIKVEEEDNSMVLMEHASGALSHVQSGFNYFDPYGHAGKGQDKPTVSIWGTEGNLQLIGYDWAPFGVDMATKDNEATQRMATDTGTYVWQQGASAICEAMATGKEPIITAPHALHVLEIIEAARQSQATGRRITLQSTFNYPVIS encoded by the coding sequence ATGAGCAGTTCGGATAAAATTTCCCGTAAAAAATTCATCTACCAAGCAGGACTGTTAGGAGCCGCTGCTTCCCTTACGCCGCTGGTATCGTCGGCAAAAAACTCCGTTCAGCAAAAGAAAATCAAGGTAGCGATCATTGGTTGTGGCAGCGTTTCCACCCAATACCTCCCCCACCTTTCCAAATCGCCGTACGTTGAATTGGTGAGCACGTGCGATATCATTCCGGAACGCGCCGTGAATGCTGCGAAAAAGTACTCCATTCCCAACAATTTCCCGTCCATCGAAAAATTGCTGGCCGGTCCTGCCTTCGACTTGATGGTGAACCTCACCAACATGCAGGAGCACGGACGCCTGAACAAGCTGGCGATCAACGCCGGCAAAAATGTTTGGAGCGAGAAGCCTATGGCCACTACTTACCAGGAAGGAAAAGAATTGCTGGAGCTGGCCAAGAAAAAAGGCGTTCGCATCTGGGGTGCACCTGCGGTGGTGATGAGCCCTCAATTTGCGTTCATGGCCAAGGCCATCAATGAAGGCAAGTTGGGCAAAGTTTCTGCAGCGCATGCGCACTATGGTCACCTCGGTCCGGATTGGTCGGCTTTCTTTTATGAAAAGAACGGCGGCAGCATGCCCGACCTGGGTGTGTACAACATGGTTACGCTGACGGGGCTTCTCGGTCCCGTAAAATCCGTCGTCGCCATGTTGAACATCATCACGCCCGAGCGCAAGGTGAGCAATCGCCCCAACCCTATCAAGGTAGAAGAAGAAGACAACTCGATGGTGTTGATGGAACATGCCAGCGGCGCACTGTCGCATGTGCAAAGCGGTTTCAATTATTTTGATCCCTATGGCCACGCCGGAAAAGGACAAGACAAGCCCACCGTTTCCATTTGGGGAACCGAAGGCAACCTGCAATTGATCGGCTACGACTGGGCGCCTTTCGGCGTAGACATGGCCACAAAAGATAACGAAGCCACCCAACGCATGGCCACCGACACCGGCACCTACGTTTGGCAACAAGGCGCTTCCGCGATTTGCGAAGCGATGGCCACCGGCAAAGAACCGATCATCACCGCTCCCCATGCCCTTCACGTGCTGGAGATCATTGAAGCCGCGCGCCAGTCGCAAGCTACCGGACGACGCATTACGCTGCAGTCGACCTTCAATTATCCCGTCATTAGTTAA
- a CDS encoding alpha/beta hydrolase, which translates to MKTSNFKSKITRGLMAFVVALSVLGSVDADAQAQAVKNVVLVHGAFADGSGYKALYTVLTKKGYHVTVVQNPLTSLEDDVAATKVVLDKQDGPVILVGHSWGGAVITEAGNHPKVVALVYVAAFQPGNGETALQWLQTAPPAPENGVLPPDEKGIVYYDKAKYHAGFCADLSKEEAEFMYASQGAFYAKGFATPITKAAWLDKPSYGLVATDDKSIAPEIQRAMYKRSHTKVTEIKGSHVIFMSQPDAVAKVIIEAAVKASTTK; encoded by the coding sequence ATGAAAACATCAAATTTCAAATCCAAAATCACAAGAGGTCTGATGGCCTTTGTTGTTGCGCTGTCTGTCCTCGGAAGTGTGGACGCTGATGCACAAGCCCAAGCTGTAAAAAATGTTGTTCTCGTACACGGCGCTTTTGCCGATGGCTCGGGCTACAAGGCCCTTTACACTGTTCTCACGAAAAAAGGCTATCACGTCACGGTCGTTCAGAATCCACTCACTTCACTGGAAGACGATGTGGCTGCCACCAAAGTGGTGCTCGACAAACAAGATGGACCGGTCATCCTGGTTGGTCATTCCTGGGGTGGCGCAGTGATCACAGAAGCTGGCAATCACCCGAAAGTTGTTGCCTTGGTCTACGTCGCCGCGTTCCAGCCCGGCAATGGCGAAACGGCCTTGCAATGGTTGCAAACTGCACCTCCCGCACCGGAAAATGGTGTTTTGCCTCCCGACGAAAAGGGCATCGTATACTATGACAAAGCAAAATATCACGCCGGGTTCTGTGCCGACCTCAGCAAAGAAGAAGCAGAATTTATGTACGCCTCGCAAGGAGCGTTCTACGCCAAAGGATTTGCCACACCCATCACCAAAGCGGCCTGGTTGGACAAACCCTCCTATGGCTTGGTAGCCACGGACGACAAAAGTATCGCACCAGAAATCCAACGCGCCATGTACAAACGCTCCCACACCAAAGTGACCGAGATCAAAGGCAGCCATGTGATCTTCATGTCACAACCCGATGCTGTCGCCAAAGTAATTATCGAAGCGGCTGTAAAAGCTTCCACTACGAAATAG